Proteins from a genomic interval of Orbaceae bacterium lpD02:
- the lpdA gene encoding dihydrolipoyl dehydrogenase, with protein sequence MTKQVKTQVLVLGAGPAGYSAAFRAADLGLDVTLVERYATLGGVCLNVGCIPSKALLHVAKVIDEAKSLTAHGIEFGTPKLDLDKVRGWKEKVITQLTGGLAGMAKMRKVNVVQGEAKFTGSHSLEVKTAEGISTVNFDNAIIAAGSRPIQLPFIPHEDPRIWDSTDALALTTIPKRLLLMGGGIIGLEMGTVYHTLGSEVHVVEMLDQVIPAADKDIVKVFTKQIEKKFTLMLETKVTKVEAKKDAIYVSMEKKDGSIETHAYDAVLVAIGRTPNGKLLDAEKAGVAVTERGFIEVDKQMHTNVPHIYAIGDIVGQPMLAHKGVHEGHVAAEVIAGKNHYFDPKTIPSIAYTEPEVAWVGLTEKEAKAKGINYEVAMFPWAASGRAIASDCSEGMTKLIFDKVTNRLLGGAVVGVNGGELLGEIGLAVEMGCDAEDIALTIHAHPTLYESIGLAAEVFEGSITDLPNAKAKKK encoded by the coding sequence ATGACTAAACAAGTAAAAACACAAGTTTTAGTATTAGGTGCAGGGCCTGCTGGTTATTCGGCAGCCTTTAGAGCCGCTGATTTAGGTCTTGATGTTACCCTCGTTGAGCGTTATGCCACACTTGGTGGCGTATGCTTAAATGTCGGATGTATTCCATCTAAAGCTTTACTACACGTTGCAAAAGTAATTGATGAAGCTAAATCATTAACAGCACATGGTATTGAGTTTGGCACCCCTAAACTTGATTTAGATAAAGTGCGTGGTTGGAAAGAAAAAGTCATTACCCAATTAACTGGCGGGCTTGCCGGTATGGCGAAAATGCGCAAAGTGAATGTTGTTCAAGGTGAAGCGAAATTTACGGGTAGTCATAGCCTTGAGGTAAAAACCGCTGAAGGTATTAGCACCGTGAATTTTGATAATGCGATTATTGCAGCGGGTTCAAGACCAATTCAATTACCTTTTATTCCACATGAAGATCCACGCATTTGGGATTCAACAGATGCGTTAGCATTAACCACCATACCTAAGCGCTTATTATTAATGGGCGGTGGTATTATTGGTTTGGAAATGGGGACGGTGTACCATACGTTAGGCTCAGAAGTACATGTTGTTGAAATGTTAGATCAGGTTATCCCTGCTGCTGACAAAGACATCGTAAAAGTCTTTACTAAGCAAATTGAGAAAAAATTCACTTTAATGTTAGAGACTAAAGTCACTAAAGTTGAGGCGAAAAAAGATGCTATTTATGTCTCAATGGAGAAAAAAGACGGTAGTATTGAAACTCATGCTTATGATGCCGTATTAGTTGCGATTGGTCGTACACCAAACGGTAAACTTCTCGATGCAGAAAAAGCCGGTGTTGCCGTTACTGAGCGTGGATTTATCGAAGTTGATAAACAGATGCATACTAATGTGCCTCATATTTATGCTATTGGTGATATTGTCGGTCAGCCTATGCTTGCCCATAAAGGTGTGCATGAAGGTCATGTTGCCGCAGAGGTGATTGCAGGTAAAAACCATTACTTTGATCCAAAAACTATCCCGTCGATTGCTTATACTGAGCCAGAAGTTGCGTGGGTGGGGTTAACTGAGAAAGAAGCTAAAGCTAAAGGCATTAATTACGAAGTAGCGATGTTCCCATGGGCTGCATCTGGGCGTGCAATTGCTTCAGATTGCTCTGAAGGTATGACTAAATTAATTTTTGATAAAGTAACGAACCGTTTACTTGGTGGTGCTGTTGTTGGTGTTAACGGCGGTGAGCTATTAGGTGAAATCGGCTTAGCCGTTGAGATGGGCTGTGATGCTGAAGATATAGCATTAACTATTCATGCGCATCCAACACTTTATGAATCCATTGGTTTAGCGGCTGAAGTATTTGAAGGTTCTATTACTGACTTGCCTAATGCTAAAGCCAAAAAGAAGTAA
- a CDS encoding epoxyqueuosine reductase QueH, translated as MLEIENMFINANNVLNTLNPHNKINYDAILQKMIESWQLQAKKPRLLIHSCCAPCSTYVLEYLAQYAEITIYFANSNIHPRIEYERRSQVQQKFIADFNQKTGHQVQFLEAAYQPAEFLKQVGHLRDEPEGGARCHLCYKMRLDLAAIEAQKSGFDYFASALTLSPKKNSQKINELGFEIQEIFAVNYLPSDFKKNNGYKRSVEICKEYDVYRQCYCGCIFAAKDQGIDFKIVIENAKKSLESS; from the coding sequence ATGCTAGAAATTGAAAATATGTTTATTAATGCAAATAATGTTCTTAATACTTTAAATCCCCATAATAAAATTAATTATGATGCTATTTTACAAAAAATGATTGAATCATGGCAATTACAGGCTAAAAAGCCTCGATTACTGATTCATAGTTGCTGTGCCCCGTGTAGTACTTATGTACTTGAATATTTAGCTCAATATGCTGAAATTACGATTTACTTCGCTAATTCAAATATTCATCCAAGAATTGAGTATGAGCGCCGCAGCCAAGTTCAACAAAAATTTATTGCCGATTTTAATCAAAAGACAGGTCATCAGGTACAATTTTTAGAGGCCGCTTATCAACCCGCCGAGTTTCTTAAACAAGTAGGACATTTACGAGATGAGCCAGAAGGTGGTGCTCGTTGTCACCTCTGTTATAAGATGCGTCTTGATCTTGCTGCGATTGAAGCGCAAAAGTCGGGCTTTGATTATTTTGCTAGCGCTTTAACATTAAGTCCGAAAAAAAATAGTCAAAAAATTAATGAGCTTGGTTTTGAAATTCAAGAAATTTTTGCCGTAAACTATTTACCATCAGATTTTAAAAAAAATAATGGCTATAAAAGGTCGGTAGAAATTTGCAAGGAATATGATGTCTATCGGCAGTGTTATTGTGGTTGCATTTTTGCAGCTAAAGATCAGGGTATTGATTTTAAAATTGTTATAGAAAACGCTAAAAAGTCGCTAGAGTCTTCATAA
- the aceE gene encoding pyruvate dehydrogenase (acetyl-transferring), homodimeric type yields the protein MSDMQMNDIDPVETQDWLKSIESVIREEGTERAQYIIEQIVKQARQGGVPLLFGSSTSNYVNTIPVEEEPAYPGDWELERRIRSIVRWNAMMMVLRASKKDLDLGGHMASFQSAATFYEVCFNHFFRARNDKDGGDLVYFQGHIAPGIYSRAFLEGRLTEEQLDNFRQEVHGKGLPSYPHPKLMPEFWQFPTVSMGLGPISAIYQARFLKYLNHRGLKDTTEQRVYAFLGDGEMDEPESKGAITVATREKLDNLTFVINCNLQRLDGPVTGNGKIINELEGIFGGAGWSVIKVIWGDRWDKLLQKDKSGKLIRLMNETLDGDYQTFKSRDGAYVREHFFGKYPETAALVKDMSDDEIFRLNRGGQDAAKMFAAFQKAKETKGRPTVILAHTIKGYGMGDAAEGKNIAHQVKKMNMDGVRHVRDFFNIPVTDDAIEKLPYIKFEEHTPEYKYIHERRKALKGYLPSRLPNFTDKVSIPALSEFSSLLEAQNKEISTTIAFVRVLNIMLKDKELAPRLVPILADEARTFGMEGLFRQIGIYSPNGQKYTPQDKEQVAYYREDEKGQILQEGINEMGAGASWLAAATSYSTNDCPMIPFYIYYSMFGFQRIGDLLWAAGDQQARGFLIGGTSGRTTLNGEGLQHEDGHSHIQSLTIPNCISYDPSYAYEVAVIMQDGLRRMYGEQENVYYYITTLNENYEQPAMPKGAEDGIRRGIYKLDSIKAKKGQSTVQLLGSGSILRHVREAAGILAKDFGIGSDVYSVTSFTEVAREGQDCDRWNMLHPTKKPRVPYIAQVMNSAPAIVSTDYMKLFAEQVRAYVPAESYKVLGTDGFGRSDSRANLRDHFEVNAHYVVIAALGELAKRGDIDKSVVEKAIKKFGIDAEKANPRIA from the coding sequence ATGTCGGACATGCAAATGAATGATATCGATCCTGTCGAAACACAAGATTGGCTTAAGAGTATTGAGTCAGTAATTCGAGAGGAAGGCACTGAAAGAGCTCAATACATTATTGAACAAATTGTTAAACAAGCTCGTCAAGGAGGTGTCCCGTTATTATTTGGTTCTTCAACCAGTAATTATGTTAATACCATTCCTGTGGAAGAAGAGCCTGCTTATCCAGGTGATTGGGAACTAGAAAGGCGCATTCGTTCTATCGTTCGTTGGAATGCCATGATGATGGTTTTACGTGCATCTAAAAAAGATCTTGATTTAGGCGGCCATATGGCATCATTCCAATCAGCAGCTACATTTTATGAAGTCTGCTTTAACCATTTCTTTCGCGCTCGTAATGATAAAGATGGTGGCGATTTAGTCTATTTCCAAGGTCATATTGCGCCAGGAATTTACTCTCGTGCATTTCTTGAAGGCCGTTTGACTGAAGAGCAACTTGATAATTTCCGTCAAGAAGTGCATGGTAAGGGCTTACCGTCTTACCCTCATCCTAAATTAATGCCTGAATTTTGGCAATTCCCGACAGTATCTATGGGGCTGGGTCCAATTAGTGCAATTTACCAAGCACGTTTCTTAAAATATTTAAACCATCGTGGACTTAAAGATACTACTGAGCAGCGCGTTTACGCATTCTTAGGTGATGGTGAGATGGATGAGCCAGAATCTAAAGGTGCAATTACTGTTGCAACGCGTGAAAAGCTCGATAATTTAACTTTTGTAATTAACTGTAATTTACAACGCCTTGATGGTCCAGTTACTGGTAATGGTAAAATTATCAATGAACTTGAAGGAATTTTCGGCGGAGCGGGATGGAGTGTTATCAAAGTTATTTGGGGCGATCGCTGGGATAAATTGCTACAAAAAGATAAATCAGGCAAGCTTATTCGTTTAATGAACGAAACACTTGATGGTGATTATCAAACATTTAAATCACGCGATGGCGCTTATGTTCGTGAGCATTTCTTTGGTAAATATCCTGAAACTGCAGCGCTTGTTAAAGATATGTCTGACGATGAGATTTTCCGTTTAAATCGTGGCGGTCAAGATGCAGCGAAAATGTTTGCAGCTTTCCAAAAAGCGAAAGAAACAAAAGGTCGTCCAACTGTTATTTTAGCGCATACTATTAAAGGTTATGGTATGGGTGATGCGGCAGAAGGTAAAAACATTGCCCATCAGGTTAAAAAAATGAATATGGATGGTGTTCGTCATGTTCGCGATTTCTTTAACATCCCAGTTACCGATGATGCAATTGAAAAATTACCGTATATTAAATTTGAAGAACACACGCCAGAATACAAATATATTCATGAACGTCGCAAAGCGCTAAAAGGATACTTGCCTTCACGCTTACCTAATTTCACTGATAAAGTATCTATTCCTGCGTTGAGCGAATTTAGTTCACTACTTGAAGCACAAAATAAAGAGATCTCAACGACGATTGCTTTTGTTCGCGTGCTTAATATCATGCTCAAAGATAAAGAGCTAGCTCCTCGCTTAGTGCCAATTCTTGCTGATGAAGCGCGTACTTTTGGTATGGAAGGGCTATTTAGACAAATTGGTATTTATAGTCCAAACGGTCAAAAATATACTCCACAAGATAAAGAACAAGTGGCTTATTATCGTGAAGACGAAAAAGGTCAGATTCTTCAAGAAGGGATTAACGAAATGGGCGCAGGAGCTTCATGGCTTGCAGCTGCTACATCTTATAGTACCAATGATTGCCCAATGATCCCTTTTTACATTTATTACTCAATGTTTGGTTTCCAACGTATTGGTGATTTACTATGGGCTGCGGGTGATCAACAAGCACGTGGATTCTTAATTGGTGGAACATCAGGCCGTACAACGCTAAATGGTGAGGGTTTACAGCATGAAGATGGTCATAGCCATATTCAATCGCTAACGATTCCTAACTGTATCTCTTATGATCCATCTTATGCTTATGAAGTGGCTGTCATTATGCAAGATGGTTTACGTCGTATGTATGGCGAACAAGAAAATGTTTACTATTACATTACAACGCTAAATGAGAACTACGAACAACCTGCTATGCCTAAAGGTGCAGAAGACGGTATTCGTCGTGGTATTTATAAACTTGATTCTATTAAAGCAAAAAAAGGCCAATCAACCGTTCAGTTACTAGGATCTGGTTCAATTTTACGCCATGTGCGTGAAGCTGCTGGTATTCTTGCTAAAGATTTTGGTATTGGCAGTGATGTATATAGTGTTACTTCATTTACAGAAGTTGCTCGTGAAGGTCAAGATTGCGATCGTTGGAACATGCTACATCCAACTAAAAAACCACGCGTGCCTTACATCGCACAGGTAATGAATAGTGCGCCGGCAATAGTATCAACTGATTATATGAAACTATTTGCAGAGCAAGTGCGTGCTTATGTGCCAGCTGAGTCTTATAAAGTACTCGGTACTGATGGTTTTGGCCGTAGTGATAGCCGAGCGAATTTGCGTGATCACTTTGAAGTGAATGCGCACTACGTCGTGATTGCTGCATTGGGTGAACTTGCAAAACGAGGTGATATCGATAAATCAGTTGTTGAAAAAGCAATTAAAAAGTTCGGTATTGATGCAGAAAAAGCTAATCCACGTATTGCATAA
- a CDS encoding argininosuccinate synthase, with the protein MKKSGIKKVVLAYSGGLDTSAIIPWLKENYAGCEVYAFVANVGQDPQELVDVEKKAKASGAVACRVVDLREEFIKDYVYPVLKTGALYEGTYYLGTSMARPIIAKAQVEYALEVGADSLCHGATGKGNDQVRFETTYTALAPQLKVVAPWREWELRSREALIDYLKKRKIPTTATIEKIYSRDENAWHISTEGGVLESTWNQSNADCWAWTVSPEDAPNKAEIVTIGIEKGEVVAVNGKKLSPYNCVATLNKIGAKHGIGRVDIIENRLVGIKSRGCYETPGGTIMMTALRGLEQLVLDRDSFKWREQLGLEMAYVVYDGRWFAPYRRSLQASADVLAEEMNGEVVVKLYKGNVTAVQKKSPNSLYNEEFATFGEDEVYDHSHAGGFIRLFSLSSRIRALNSDANNKTVNAKKLPAKQASSKVISTPKTKAKISTKIAKKK; encoded by the coding sequence ATGAAAAAAAGTGGAATTAAAAAGGTCGTTTTAGCTTACTCGGGCGGTTTAGATACATCAGCAATCATTCCTTGGCTTAAAGAAAATTATGCAGGCTGTGAGGTCTATGCTTTTGTTGCTAATGTAGGTCAAGATCCACAAGAGCTTGTTGATGTAGAGAAGAAAGCAAAAGCTTCTGGTGCGGTGGCTTGTCGTGTTGTTGATTTACGAGAAGAATTCATTAAGGATTATGTTTATCCTGTGCTTAAGACAGGTGCTCTCTATGAAGGAACCTACTATTTAGGCACATCAATGGCTCGTCCAATTATCGCCAAAGCTCAAGTGGAATATGCGTTAGAAGTTGGTGCCGACTCTCTTTGTCATGGCGCGACAGGTAAAGGAAATGATCAGGTTCGTTTTGAAACAACCTATACCGCACTCGCACCACAACTGAAAGTTGTTGCGCCTTGGCGTGAATGGGAACTGCGTTCACGTGAAGCATTAATCGATTACCTTAAAAAGCGTAAAATTCCTACTACGGCAACTATTGAAAAAATTTATAGCCGTGATGAAAATGCATGGCATATTTCAACCGAAGGTGGAGTACTCGAGAGTACTTGGAATCAATCCAATGCTGATTGCTGGGCTTGGACTGTTTCACCTGAAGATGCGCCAAACAAAGCAGAAATAGTTACAATTGGTATCGAAAAAGGTGAGGTTGTTGCAGTTAATGGTAAAAAATTATCTCCTTATAACTGTGTTGCAACGCTAAATAAAATTGGCGCTAAGCATGGGATTGGTCGCGTTGATATTATTGAAAACCGTCTAGTCGGTATAAAATCACGTGGATGTTATGAAACGCCAGGTGGTACGATTATGATGACTGCCTTACGCGGGCTTGAGCAATTGGTACTTGATCGTGATAGTTTTAAATGGCGTGAACAATTAGGCTTAGAAATGGCTTATGTGGTTTATGATGGTCGTTGGTTTGCACCTTATCGTCGTTCACTACAAGCATCAGCAGATGTTTTAGCCGAAGAGATGAATGGTGAAGTTGTCGTGAAACTTTATAAAGGTAATGTGACAGCCGTCCAGAAAAAATCGCCAAATAGTTTATACAATGAAGAGTTTGCGACTTTCGGTGAAGATGAGGTATATGATCATAGCCACGCTGGCGGATTTATTCGCTTGTTTTCATTGTCATCACGTATCCGAGCGTTAAATAGTGATGCGAACAACAAAACAGTTAACGCTAAAAAGTTACCAGCGAAACAAGCCAGCTCTAAAGTTATCTCTACACCAAAAACAAAGGCTAAAATATCAACAAAAATAGCAAAGAAAAAGTAG
- the argH gene encoding argininosuccinate lyase, translating to MALWGGRFSQAVDLRFKHFNDSLRFDYRLVEQDILGSIAWSKSLVTVNILSADEQQRLEHALNQLLASVQQDQTQILQSDAEDIHSWVEQKLIEKVGDLGKKLHTGRSRNDQVATDLKLWCKVEVNYLIQAIKHLQQQLVNTAEQYQDAVMPGYTHLQRAQPITFSHWCLAYFEMLARDKGRMQDTLVRLDISPLGSGALAGTAYPIDRELLAKNLGFAGATNNSLDAVSDRDHVMELLSNATIGMNHLSRFAEDLIIFNSGEANFIELSDRVTSGSSLMPQKKNPDALELIRGKSGRVIGALTGAMMTFKGLPLAYNKDMQEDKEGLFDALDTWHECLTMATLVLNDIKINYQQCLDAAKQGYSNATELADYLVANGIPFREAHHIVGEAVVYAIAKEKALEELTIDEFKRFSPVVEKDVYAILSIDSCLNKRSAKGGVAPMQISTAIKKAKNSLNDSVS from the coding sequence ATGGCATTATGGGGTGGGCGTTTTAGCCAAGCAGTAGATCTGCGCTTTAAACATTTTAATGATTCATTACGTTTTGATTATCGTTTAGTTGAGCAAGATATTCTCGGCTCTATTGCGTGGTCAAAATCATTAGTGACAGTCAATATCCTATCTGCTGATGAACAACAGCGTTTGGAGCACGCTCTTAATCAACTCCTTGCCTCGGTACAACAAGATCAGACACAAATTTTGCAAAGCGACGCTGAAGACATTCATAGTTGGGTTGAACAAAAACTTATCGAAAAAGTCGGAGATTTAGGTAAGAAATTGCATACTGGTCGTAGCCGTAATGATCAAGTTGCAACTGATCTTAAGCTATGGTGTAAGGTTGAAGTTAATTACCTAATTCAGGCAATTAAGCATTTACAGCAGCAACTAGTTAATACTGCTGAGCAATACCAAGATGCTGTAATGCCAGGCTACACTCATTTACAGCGCGCGCAGCCAATTACATTTTCTCATTGGTGTTTAGCATATTTTGAAATGTTAGCGAGGGATAAAGGTCGTATGCAAGATACCTTAGTGCGCTTAGATATTAGCCCGTTAGGCTCTGGCGCTTTAGCGGGTACCGCTTATCCAATAGATCGTGAATTACTAGCAAAAAATCTTGGTTTTGCCGGTGCAACCAACAATAGTTTGGATGCTGTTTCTGACCGTGACCATGTAATGGAGCTATTATCAAATGCTACAATTGGTATGAATCATTTATCGCGTTTTGCTGAAGATCTCATTATTTTTAATAGCGGTGAAGCAAATTTTATTGAATTATCTGATCGTGTTACGTCAGGTTCATCGTTAATGCCACAAAAGAAAAACCCCGATGCGTTAGAACTCATTCGCGGTAAATCTGGACGGGTTATTGGGGCCTTGACTGGAGCTATGATGACATTTAAAGGCTTACCTTTAGCGTATAATAAAGATATGCAGGAAGATAAAGAGGGATTATTTGATGCGTTAGATACTTGGCATGAATGCTTAACGATGGCTACATTAGTGCTAAATGATATTAAAATAAATTATCAACAGTGCCTTGATGCAGCAAAACAAGGCTATTCAAATGCGACTGAACTTGCCGATTATTTAGTTGCGAACGGGATCCCATTTCGTGAAGCTCATCATATCGTTGGTGAAGCAGTTGTCTATGCAATTGCTAAGGAAAAAGCCCTTGAAGAGTTAACAATTGATGAGTTTAAACGATTTAGTCCGGTGGTTGAAAAAGATGTTTATGCTATTTTATCAATCGATTCATGTTTAAATAAGCGTAGCGCTAAAGGCGGCGTGGCTCCAATGCAAATTTCGACTGCAATCAAAAAAGCAAAGAATAGCTTAAATGATTCAGTAAGTTAA
- the argC gene encoding N-acetyl-gamma-glutamyl-phosphate reductase has protein sequence MLKALIVGASGYAGAQLAYYLNRHPHIEIAALTVSEKSTDAGKLISDFDLHPQLKGLVDLPLLATSDYSAIINNIDIVFLATEHAVSHDIAPYFLECGCTVFDLSGAFRVNSADFYTEFYGFTHQHQTWLDQAVYGLAEWNEQNIKQARLIAVPGCYPTASQLPLKPLLAEGLLDTSQWPVINAVSGVSGAGRKASLKNHFCEVSLHAYSLFTHRHQPEIASHLGQEVIFTPHLGSFKRGIHATITCRVNDGVTSDDILAALNKYYAHKPLIRVYQKDWPALKSVVGLPYCDIGFVLKGNQLILISVEDNLLKGAAAQAVQCLNIRFGFDETMSLL, from the coding sequence ATGTTAAAGGCGCTAATTGTTGGAGCAAGTGGTTATGCAGGTGCGCAACTTGCTTATTACCTAAATCGACATCCACATATTGAAATAGCGGCTCTAACAGTATCAGAAAAAAGTACTGATGCGGGTAAATTGATTTCGGATTTTGATTTACACCCACAACTAAAAGGCTTGGTTGATTTACCTCTGCTTGCAACTAGCGATTATTCTGCAATTATCAATAATATTGATATCGTTTTTTTAGCGACCGAACATGCAGTTAGCCATGATATAGCGCCTTATTTTTTAGAGTGTGGTTGTACGGTGTTTGATTTGTCGGGTGCATTTCGCGTTAACTCTGCCGATTTTTATACTGAGTTTTATGGTTTTACCCATCAACATCAAACATGGCTTGATCAAGCTGTTTACGGGCTTGCTGAATGGAATGAACAAAACATCAAACAGGCGCGATTAATTGCCGTTCCTGGTTGTTATCCAACCGCATCACAATTACCGTTAAAGCCACTTTTAGCCGAAGGCTTACTCGATACTTCTCAATGGCCTGTAATTAATGCGGTAAGTGGAGTAAGTGGTGCAGGGCGTAAAGCCTCATTGAAAAACCATTTTTGTGAAGTTAGTCTACATGCTTACAGTTTATTTACTCACCGGCATCAACCTGAAATTGCAAGTCATTTAGGTCAAGAGGTGATTTTTACCCCACATTTGGGCAGCTTTAAACGAGGAATTCATGCAACGATCACTTGTCGGGTTAATGATGGTGTGACATCTGATGATATTCTAGCTGCATTAAATAAATATTATGCACACAAACCGTTAATTAGAGTTTATCAGAAAGATTGGCCAGCATTAAAATCGGTAGTTGGTTTGCCCTATTGTGATATTGGTTTTGTGCTAAAGGGTAACCAGCTAATTTTAATCTCAGTTGAAGATAATTTATTAAAAGGCGCCGCTGCGCAAGCCGTGCAATGTTTGAATATTCGCTTTGGTTTTGATGAAACCATGTCGTTACTTTAA
- the argB gene encoding acetylglutamate kinase: MSPLVIKLGGVLLDTKDALDKLFTIIKHYQKEYSRALVIVHGGGCVVDELMAKLALPVVRRNGLRVTPSDQIDIIVGALSGSANKTLLAEAKKHQLLAIGLSLGDGNSSVVKQISTDLGCVGDVFPGDNKLLNMLLAHHYLPIISSIGITEEGHLMNVNADHAAVAIAKTINADLVLLSDVVGVLDQNKQRIASLTQLQADKLIEQGIITDGMIVKVKSAFEAARILGRSIDIASWKDSEQLIELFNGTPIGTRIIT, translated from the coding sequence ATGAGTCCATTAGTCATTAAGTTAGGCGGTGTGCTGCTCGATACGAAAGACGCACTTGATAAATTATTTACTATTATTAAACATTACCAAAAAGAGTACTCGCGCGCTTTAGTCATTGTGCATGGTGGCGGTTGTGTGGTTGATGAGCTAATGGCTAAGCTTGCTCTGCCTGTAGTTCGACGAAATGGTTTGCGTGTAACACCGAGCGATCAAATCGACATTATTGTTGGTGCGCTTTCAGGTAGTGCTAATAAGACGTTGCTTGCCGAAGCAAAAAAGCACCAATTATTAGCTATTGGCTTATCATTAGGTGATGGTAATAGTTCGGTAGTTAAACAAATTTCTACTGATTTGGGCTGTGTGGGGGACGTGTTTCCTGGGGATAATAAATTACTTAATATGTTATTGGCTCACCATTATTTACCCATTATTAGCTCAATTGGTATTACCGAGGAAGGGCATTTAATGAATGTTAATGCCGATCATGCTGCGGTGGCAATTGCCAAAACAATCAATGCCGATTTAGTATTACTATCCGATGTTGTCGGTGTCTTAGACCAAAATAAACAGCGCATAGCATCACTAACTCAACTACAAGCGGATAAATTAATTGAACAAGGTATTATTACTGATGGCATGATTGTTAAAGTAAAATCAGCATTTGAAGCGGCAAGAATATTAGGGCGTTCAATTGATATTGCTAGCTGGAAAGATAGTGAGCAGCTAATTGAGCTGTTTAATGGTACGCCAATTGGCACCCGTATCATTACCTAA
- a CDS encoding YgiW/YdeI family stress tolerance OB fold protein, with product MKKLIPLVLIATLGISGVALAKHAQQGGFHPQNMAQQHQGGFNGGLVSATTVAQAKQLPNDSWVILKGHITKQIGKKEYLFKDDTGEVNIEIDHRRWMGQTISPDDLVEIAGEVDKDWNSFEIDVKSIKIINPVK from the coding sequence ATGAAAAAGTTAATTCCGTTAGTGCTAATTGCGACATTAGGTATTTCTGGCGTAGCGCTAGCCAAACATGCTCAACAAGGTGGTTTTCACCCTCAAAATATGGCTCAACAGCATCAAGGCGGATTTAATGGTGGCTTAGTTTCTGCAACAACAGTTGCACAAGCCAAGCAATTACCTAATGATTCATGGGTTATATTAAAAGGTCACATTACTAAGCAAATCGGCAAAAAAGAGTACTTGTTTAAAGATGATACTGGTGAAGTAAATATTGAAATAGATCATAGACGTTGGATGGGGCAAACAATCTCTCCAGACGATTTAGTTGAAATAGCCGGAGAGGTCGATAAAGACTGGAATTCATTTGAAATTGATGTCAAAAGTATCAAAATAATTAATCCAGTAAAGTAA
- the lipB gene encoding lipoyl(octanoyl) transferase LipB encodes MDHPIVRNLGVQPYLHTYELMHQFSQTRDHQTPDEIWLVEHYSVFTQGKVSKTQHLLHATDIPIIQTDRGGQITYHAPGQQIMYILLDLKRLNIGIRNVVRYLEKSVIVTLANYNIIATTKDNAPGVYIDGKKICSLGLHISRGCTLHGLALNVDMDLTPFNMINPCGYPGLKMTQVIDYIADINQVEIATAMAQSFISQLTLGS; translated from the coding sequence ATGGACCACCCTATTGTCAGAAATTTAGGTGTGCAACCTTACTTGCACACTTATGAATTAATGCATCAATTTAGCCAAACTCGCGATCACCAAACACCTGATGAAATATGGTTAGTCGAGCATTATTCGGTCTTTACTCAAGGGAAAGTAAGTAAAACGCAGCATTTATTGCATGCCACTGACATCCCAATTATTCAAACGGACCGTGGAGGGCAAATTACCTATCATGCACCTGGTCAGCAAATTATGTATATTTTATTAGATTTAAAACGCCTAAATATTGGCATTAGAAATGTCGTTCGTTATTTAGAAAAAAGCGTTATTGTAACATTAGCTAATTACAATATTATAGCCACAACAAAAGACAATGCACCGGGTGTATATATCGATGGTAAAAAAATCTGTTCATTAGGTTTACACATTAGTCGTGGTTGTACCTTGCACGGTTTAGCACTCAATGTCGATATGGATTTGACGCCATTTAATATGATTAATCCTTGCGGTTATCCAGGATTAAAAATGACTCAGGTAATTGATTATATCGCTGATATTAATCAAGTTGAAATTGCCACGGCCATGGCACAATCATTTATCTCACAACTTACATTAGGGTCCTAA